From one Eleginops maclovinus isolate JMC-PN-2008 ecotype Puerto Natales chromosome 7, JC_Emac_rtc_rv5, whole genome shotgun sequence genomic stretch:
- the appb gene encoding amyloid beta (A4) precursor protein b isoform X2, translating into MGEFMAFLLLLVATLTLSSEVPADDSVGMQTEPQVAMFCGKLNMHINVQSGKWESDPSGTKSCIGTKEGILQYCQEVYPELQITNVVEANQPISIQDWCKKGRKQCRSHTHIVVPYRCLVGEFVSDALLVPDKCKFLHQERIDQCESHLHWHTVAKESCGDRSMNLHDYGMLLPCGIDRFRGVEFVCCPTEAEREADSAELEGDESDVWWGGAETEYTDNSMTRPPETEPATTEDDEDEDEEAETFERDENGDGDVDEDEDEDDEDVIDERDSDERNANIAMTTTTTESVEEVVRVPTMAPSPPDAVDHYLEAPGDNNEHPDFQKAKESLEAKYREKMSEVMREWEEAERQAKKLPRADKKAVIQHFQEKVEAVEREAAGERQQLVETHMARVEALLNSRRRLALENYLSSLQANPPRARQVLTMLKKYVRAEQKDRQHTLKCYEHVRTVDPKKAAQIRPQVLTHLRVIDERMNQSFVVLYKVPSVANELQGQVSVLMQRVQAELSQQVSSLQSDGRVDGRVSYGNDALMPDQAYSSAPMEPGLDGLGFIHPESFNQPNTENHVEPVDARPIPDRGLPTRPVSALKPEEMPKVQIGQTHSSDYAASKERLVFFAENVGSNKGAIIGLMVGGVVIATVIVITLVMLRKKQYTSIHHGVIEVDAAVTPEERHLAKMQQNGYENPTYKFFEQMQN; encoded by the exons ATGGGGGAGTTCATGGCGTTTTTGCTGTTACTGGTGGCGACCTTGACGCTTTCATCCGAG GTGCCTGCTGATGACTCTGTAGGTATGCAAACTGAGCCCCAGGTGGCTATGTTCTGTGGGAAGCTCAACATGCACATTAATGTGCAGAGTGGAAAATGGGAGTCTGACCCTTCAGGCACCAAGAGCTGCATTGGCACCAAGGAGGGCATCCTGCAGTACTGCCAAGAG GTGTACCCAGAGTTGCAGATTACAAATGTTGTGGAGGCCAACCAGCCTATCAGCATCCAGGACTGGTGCAAGAAAGGCCGCAAGCAATGCCGCAGTCACACCCACATCGTGGTTCCATACCGCTGCCTGG ttggaGAGTTTGTGAGCGATGCCCTGCTCGTTCCTGACAAATGTAAGTTCCTGCACCAGGAGCGTATCGACCAGTGTGAGAGCCACCTTCACTGGCACACTGTTGCCAAAGAG tCCTGTGGAGACCGCTCAATGAATCTCCATGACTACGGGATGCTTTTGCCATGTGGTATTGACCGTTTCCGAGGGGTGGAGTTTGTGTGCTGTCCGACGGAGGCAGAGCGAGAGGCAGACAGTGCTGAGCTGGAAGGGGATGAGTCAGACGTCTGGTGGGGCGGAGCTGAGACTGAATACACAGATAACAG CATGACGCGCCCGCCAGAGACAGAGCCAGCCACTACTGAGGACGATGAGGACGAGGATGAAGAGgcagaaacatttgaaaggGATGagaatggagatggagatgtCGATGAAGATGAGGACGAGGATGACGAGGATGTAATCGATGAAAGAGATAGTGATGAGCGCAATGCTAACATCGCTATGACAACCACCACAACCGAATCAGTTGAGGAAGTCGTCAGAG TGCCCACAATGGCCCCCAGTCCTCCTGACGCAGTTGATCACTACCTTGAAGCACCTGGAGACAACAACGAACACCCCGACTTCCAGAAGGCCAAGGAAAGCCTGGAGGCCAAATACCGTGAAAAGATGTCCGAG GTGATGAGGGAGTGGGAAGAAGCTGAGAGGCAGGCAAAGAAACTTCCTCGTGCTGACAAGAAAGCGGTCATCCAG CACTTCCAGGAGAAGGTGGAGGCTGTGGAGCGGGAGgcagcaggagagaggcagCAGCTGGTGGAGACCCATATGGCCCGGGTGGAGGCTCTGCTAAACAGCCGCAGACGCCTGGCTCTGGAAAATTACCTCAGTTCCCTGCAGGCCAACCCTCCacgg GCTCGTCAAGTGTTGACAATGCTAAAGAAGTATGTCCGTGCAGAGCAGAAGGACAGGCAGCACACGCTTAAATGTTACGAGCATGTCCGCACAGTTGATCCCAAGAAAGCTGCACAGATCCGGCCTCAG GTTTTGACCCACCTACGTGTGATCGATGAAAGGATGAATCAGTCCTTCGTTGTGCTCTACAAAGTGCCCAGTGTGGCGAATGAGCTCCAAGGCCAAGTCT CTGTTCTGATGCAGAGAGTTCAGGCAGAGCTGTCTCAGCAGGTCTCTTCTCTGCAGAGCGATGGGCGG GTGGACGGCAGGGTGAGCTACGGTAACGACGCTCTGATGCCCGATCAGGCCTACAGCTCTGCTCCCATGGAGCCCGGCCTGGATGGACTGGGTTTCATCCATCCTGAGAGCTTCAACCAGCCCAACACAGAAAACCATG TTGAGCCTGTTGATGCTCGTCCAATTCCAGATAGAGGACTCCCCACACGACCTG TATCAGCCCTGAAGCCAGAAGAGATGCCAAAGGTGCAGATTGGCCAGACGCACAGTTCTGATTATGCAGCTTCCAAAGAAAGACTG GTGTTTTTCGCTGAGAATGTGGGGTCCAATAAGGGGGCCATTATTGGACTTATGGTTGGAGGGGTTGTCATAGCAACCGTCATTGTCATCACCTTGGTGATGCTGAGAAAGAAACAGTATACTTCTATTCATCACGGTGTGATCGAG gtGGATGCAGCTGTGACACCAGAGGAGCGTCATCTGGCCAAGATGCAGCAGAACGGCTACGAGAATCCCACCTACAAATTCTTCGAGCAGATGCAGAACTAA
- the appb gene encoding amyloid beta (A4) precursor protein b isoform X1, whose product MGEFMAFLLLLVATLTLSSEVPADDSVGMQTEPQVAMFCGKLNMHINVQSGKWESDPSGTKSCIGTKEGILQYCQEVYPELQITNVVEANQPISIQDWCKKGRKQCRSHTHIVVPYRCLVGEFVSDALLVPDKCKFLHQERIDQCESHLHWHTVAKESCGDRSMNLHDYGMLLPCGIDRFRGVEFVCCPTEAEREADSAELEGDESDVWWGGAETEYTDNSMTRPPETEPATTEDDEDEDEEAETFERDENGDGDVDEDEDEDDEDVIDERDSDERNANIAMTTTTTESVEEVVRAVCWARAESGPCHAMLERWYFLPEKGRCAPFLFGGCGGNRNNFDSEEYCLAVCSTSLPTMAPSPPDAVDHYLEAPGDNNEHPDFQKAKESLEAKYREKMSEVMREWEEAERQAKKLPRADKKAVIQHFQEKVEAVEREAAGERQQLVETHMARVEALLNSRRRLALENYLSSLQANPPRARQVLTMLKKYVRAEQKDRQHTLKCYEHVRTVDPKKAAQIRPQVLTHLRVIDERMNQSFVVLYKVPSVANELQGQVSVLMQRVQAELSQQVSSLQSDGRVDGRVSYGNDALMPDQAYSSAPMEPGLDGLGFIHPESFNQPNTENHVEPVDARPIPDRGLPTRPVSALKPEEMPKVQIGQTHSSDYAASKERLVFFAENVGSNKGAIIGLMVGGVVIATVIVITLVMLRKKQYTSIHHGVIEVDAAVTPEERHLAKMQQNGYENPTYKFFEQMQN is encoded by the exons ATGGGGGAGTTCATGGCGTTTTTGCTGTTACTGGTGGCGACCTTGACGCTTTCATCCGAG GTGCCTGCTGATGACTCTGTAGGTATGCAAACTGAGCCCCAGGTGGCTATGTTCTGTGGGAAGCTCAACATGCACATTAATGTGCAGAGTGGAAAATGGGAGTCTGACCCTTCAGGCACCAAGAGCTGCATTGGCACCAAGGAGGGCATCCTGCAGTACTGCCAAGAG GTGTACCCAGAGTTGCAGATTACAAATGTTGTGGAGGCCAACCAGCCTATCAGCATCCAGGACTGGTGCAAGAAAGGCCGCAAGCAATGCCGCAGTCACACCCACATCGTGGTTCCATACCGCTGCCTGG ttggaGAGTTTGTGAGCGATGCCCTGCTCGTTCCTGACAAATGTAAGTTCCTGCACCAGGAGCGTATCGACCAGTGTGAGAGCCACCTTCACTGGCACACTGTTGCCAAAGAG tCCTGTGGAGACCGCTCAATGAATCTCCATGACTACGGGATGCTTTTGCCATGTGGTATTGACCGTTTCCGAGGGGTGGAGTTTGTGTGCTGTCCGACGGAGGCAGAGCGAGAGGCAGACAGTGCTGAGCTGGAAGGGGATGAGTCAGACGTCTGGTGGGGCGGAGCTGAGACTGAATACACAGATAACAG CATGACGCGCCCGCCAGAGACAGAGCCAGCCACTACTGAGGACGATGAGGACGAGGATGAAGAGgcagaaacatttgaaaggGATGagaatggagatggagatgtCGATGAAGATGAGGACGAGGATGACGAGGATGTAATCGATGAAAGAGATAGTGATGAGCGCAATGCTAACATCGCTATGACAACCACCACAACCGAATCAGTTGAGGAAGTCGTCAGAG CCGTGTGTTGGGCTCGTGCTGAGTCAGGCCCATGTCATGCCATGCTGGAGCGTTGGTACTTCCTGCCTGAGAAGGGCCGCTGTGCTCCCTTCTTGTTTGGGGGCTGTGGGGGCAACAGGAATAACTTTGACTCAGAGGAGTACTGCCTAGCTGTCTGCAGTACCTCGT TGCCCACAATGGCCCCCAGTCCTCCTGACGCAGTTGATCACTACCTTGAAGCACCTGGAGACAACAACGAACACCCCGACTTCCAGAAGGCCAAGGAAAGCCTGGAGGCCAAATACCGTGAAAAGATGTCCGAG GTGATGAGGGAGTGGGAAGAAGCTGAGAGGCAGGCAAAGAAACTTCCTCGTGCTGACAAGAAAGCGGTCATCCAG CACTTCCAGGAGAAGGTGGAGGCTGTGGAGCGGGAGgcagcaggagagaggcagCAGCTGGTGGAGACCCATATGGCCCGGGTGGAGGCTCTGCTAAACAGCCGCAGACGCCTGGCTCTGGAAAATTACCTCAGTTCCCTGCAGGCCAACCCTCCacgg GCTCGTCAAGTGTTGACAATGCTAAAGAAGTATGTCCGTGCAGAGCAGAAGGACAGGCAGCACACGCTTAAATGTTACGAGCATGTCCGCACAGTTGATCCCAAGAAAGCTGCACAGATCCGGCCTCAG GTTTTGACCCACCTACGTGTGATCGATGAAAGGATGAATCAGTCCTTCGTTGTGCTCTACAAAGTGCCCAGTGTGGCGAATGAGCTCCAAGGCCAAGTCT CTGTTCTGATGCAGAGAGTTCAGGCAGAGCTGTCTCAGCAGGTCTCTTCTCTGCAGAGCGATGGGCGG GTGGACGGCAGGGTGAGCTACGGTAACGACGCTCTGATGCCCGATCAGGCCTACAGCTCTGCTCCCATGGAGCCCGGCCTGGATGGACTGGGTTTCATCCATCCTGAGAGCTTCAACCAGCCCAACACAGAAAACCATG TTGAGCCTGTTGATGCTCGTCCAATTCCAGATAGAGGACTCCCCACACGACCTG TATCAGCCCTGAAGCCAGAAGAGATGCCAAAGGTGCAGATTGGCCAGACGCACAGTTCTGATTATGCAGCTTCCAAAGAAAGACTG GTGTTTTTCGCTGAGAATGTGGGGTCCAATAAGGGGGCCATTATTGGACTTATGGTTGGAGGGGTTGTCATAGCAACCGTCATTGTCATCACCTTGGTGATGCTGAGAAAGAAACAGTATACTTCTATTCATCACGGTGTGATCGAG gtGGATGCAGCTGTGACACCAGAGGAGCGTCATCTGGCCAAGATGCAGCAGAACGGCTACGAGAATCCCACCTACAAATTCTTCGAGCAGATGCAGAACTAA